Proteins from one Bos indicus x Bos taurus breed Angus x Brahman F1 hybrid chromosome 19, Bos_hybrid_MaternalHap_v2.0, whole genome shotgun sequence genomic window:
- the LOC113877898 gene encoding testis-expressed protein 19.2-like: protein MCPPVSKRYVAEGLSYLYVSWMYQLQHGSQLRLCFACFKVAFLDFKRMLESEDWEDEDWDSELMDDSEAWSEQGSSSGMGPSWGQGQGQPAQGGAVGWGSGTLASGPVESEDVGLHNHTVPTELQPQDAVPLGLGAEDADWTQGLPWRLEGLPTCSHWPSPLPPWRGFFKVDLPLGEPMVLELGTTQNMDPAETKAWLLDLQVLSLVGCCDVIYVQKMKPRRAWRTPGQCWKLLLEPDEWWVVRLQDAPQMQDLHHWKLSILESPSLEQNVDLVPADLVLLKRGLTILSFSPWAKREAAEGDSASRPQSSTQGGDAGTSGLREPGENLAAVGASALGELPHSQPLNPGSQN from the coding sequence ATGTGCCCTCCAGTCAGCAAGCGGTATGTGGCGGAGGGCCTGTCCTACCTCTATGTGTCCTGGATGTATCAGCTTCAACATGGCAGCCAGCTAAGGCTCTGCTTCGCTTGCTTCAAGGTTGCCTTTCTGGACTTTAAACGGATGCTGGAGTCAGAAGACTGGGAAGATGAAGATTGGGACTCTGAGCTGATGGACGATTCTGAGGCATGGTCTGAGCAGGGGTCATCCTCGGGGATGGGGCCAAGTTGGGGGCAGGGCCAAGGGCAGCCTGCACAGGGCGGGGCTGTGGGCTGGGGGTCAGGCACCCTGGCATCAGGCCCTGTGGAGTCAGAAGATGTGGGCTTGCACAATCATACTGTGCCCACCGAGCTGCAGCCTCAGGATGCGGTACCTCTGGGCCTGGGTGCTGAAGATGCTGACTGGacccagggccttccctggcgaCTTGAGGGACTCCCTACCTGCTCCCACTGGCCAAGCCCCCTTCCTCCATGGCGGGGTTTTTTCAAAGTGGACCTGCCCCTGGGGGAGCCCATGGTACTGGAGCTGGGCACCACCCAGAACATGGACCCTGCTGAGACTAAGGCCTGGTTACTGGACCTGCAGGTCCtctccctggtgggctgctgtgatGTCATCTACGTCCAGAAGATGAAGCCAAGAAGGGCCTGGAGGACCCCAGGCCAGTGTTGGAAACTGCTGCTGGAGCCTGATGAGTGGTGGGTGGTGAGACTCCAAGATGCACCCCAGATGCAAGACCTGCACCACTGGAAGCTAAGCATTCTGGAATCCCCTTCTCTGGAGCAGAATGTAGATCTGGTGCCTGCGGACTTGGTCCTGCTTAAGAGGGGACTCACCATCCTCTCTTTTTCACCCTGGGCAAAGAGAGAGGCAGCGGAGGGGGACTCAGCCTCTAGGCCACAGTCTTCCACCCAAGGAGGGGATGCCGGCACCAGTGGGCTCAGAGAGCCTGGGGAGAACCTGGCTGCTGTGGGAGCCTCGGCCCTGGGAGAGCTGCCACATTCCCAGCCCCTCAACCCAGGGTCCCAGAACTGA